AAAGTCCCAGCCTTGTCTCAGAGGAGCCTTGGGCACAGGGCCGGTCTGGCCCGGGTCAGGAGAAGGCCGAGCAGAGGGGGCAGTTGGGAAGCGGTGGCACAGCTGGGGAGCCCAAGAAGAGAACAATTCCTCTGCCCCATGTTGGGCTGCACAGCCCTGGGAGAGGCATTTCTGACTCAGCCTCAGGTtattcctccataaaatggggTTGTTGTTGGGATCCAGTGGGCTCACCTCAGCAGAGGACCTGGCACCCAgggcaggaagagagggagaaggaccaCACCACCAGATGCTTGCCTGTcctaggggttcctggggagccAGGCTACTACACGCTGAATGTAGAGGCCCAAAGCGGCAAATGCCACTTACACTGCCGCCGGGTCCAGGGCAGAGACCAGCCTGAGAACAGGACACCAAGGCTCCAGCCTCTGCCCCTAACCGGCTGTGGGCCTGGTCAGGGGTTAGTGtctgtctctgagcctcaatctCTCCGAGGCCGATGTTGCAAAGTTTAGGTTGGCCAGCTCCTGCgtgctgggggcggggcctcAGGGGGCAGGGCGAGTTTGTCGGTGGGCGGAGCATAAGTGTCTGGCACCGCCCCCTGCAGTTACACGCAAGCTCGCGGGTCAGTCGCTGTGTGCGTGGTCTCAGCCTGCTggtatttttttttggggggggggttggttcgcgggcctctcactgtcgtggcctctcccgttgcagagcacaggctccggacgcacaggctcagcggccatggctcacgggcccagccgctccgccgcatgtgggatcctcccagaccggggtacgaacccgtgtcccttgcaccggcaggcggactcttaaccactgcgccaccagggaagcccacaggctGCTGGTCTTTAAGGGCCGAGGCCCTGCGTTGTGCGGGACAGCAGACCCACAGGGTGAAGATCACCCCCACTGGGCTGCCTCCCCGGGCCTGACACCCCACTATTCCCCAGCTCACGGGGCACGACGGGGACCCGGGACCTCCAGTTACGGGTCGCCTCCACCCAAGACCTGCCCTGTTAGGCGGTGAGCTCCAGAGCGGCGCTGTGGGCACCGCCAGGGCTTAGGTCTCAGGCGCACCTGGGATTCTGTCCCAGCCGGGTCTTTGTCAGCTGTGGGACCTTGAGAAAGTCGCGTTTAAATGGCTGCAACACTCTGCCTGGGAGGGGCGAGGATGaaatctcagtaaatggcaccgTCGTCCCGCCCCTCCCCTGCATTCCACACCAGGAACCCGGAAATGACTCCTGCTTGCTCAGGCCCTCGACCGAATCCCTTGTGTCAGCAAGTCCTGGCAAGGCTTCCTGTGAAGtgtctgccccctgcccccttgTGGAGCCGACAGGAAGGGCCTGTGGAGGAAGAGGGGCAGGACCTTGAACGACAGCCCAACCCCCTCCTAAGAGGAGCCATCCTGGGCCTGTGTACTGGCCACAGGTTTAAAATTAAAGCAGGCTGCCAGGCAAACTTCTGCACTTCGCCTCCCACCTCTCCTGCATTTGGGGGGTGGGCTATTTTTAGAAAGAAGGCGGGTAGGAGAAAGTGCCTTATTCATCCTGGAGGTTAGCAAGGCCTCCAGGAAAGAACAGAGGGGCCTGtgtctcccacctcctcctccaggctcACCAAGACCTCACGCTACCACCCACCTGGGCCTGTGGATTTGTTGAGCTAACATTTATGCAGGGCTCCCCCTTGCCAGGCCCTGAGCTTCCTCAGGCCTGGGTCAGCCTGGCTGAGAGCAGGGGGCCAGGTTGAGATGATGGGAGGGAGGGTGGCACAGCTGGGGAGTGGGTCCAGGCAGTGATCAGGTTTCTGCGCCCCAGGCCCACCCCAACCGGCCAGCAGAGCCAAGAAACGATGTCGCTGTACCCCATGGAGGGATAGGGCCCTCGCGTGGCTCAGAAGGAGGTGCTACCCAATCTCCCACATGGGCACTCTGGCTGGATCAGTGGCTTCCCAACTTCAGGGATCCCGTCATAGCCGTGGCCAGCACTAGCCTTGGGCACCTCACTTCacacctcagcttcctcatccatacaatgggattACGCAAGGATTTCATAAGATTCAAGCTGGAATAGTGCACCCCACCCATGTACCATTCCTGTGCCCTACTGCACCCAGAGTGGGTAGGGGGTGACAGAAGAAGTCCTGCCTTGGGGTCCAGCCAGGGCTGGAGGCCCCAAGGAGGTGGGGAGGCCACATAGAGGAAGCTGGTTTTGCCTTGGACAGCCTCAGCTGAGGCCGAGCAGAGCAGAGGGCCCTAGGCAGGGCGCCAGAGCAGCAAACACGACAGTCCCGCCAGCCACCCTCACCCCCAGTGGAACACCCAGTGGTCACTCACTGGGCACTCTGGTCTGGTCAGCATGGGCTCTGAACAGAGGCCCTTGCCTGGAAGACCACTGGCAGAACCAAAATTGTCCTTAGCTCCTCGAATCCCCACCAAGCGCGACTCCTGACCACCAGGAAGAGCCTTTATTTCTGCTTCCAACCAGAGAACAAGGAGGGGTGTGATCCGGACCCTGGGCTGTGGACGGGAGAGGGCAGGGGCTTGCAGTGCTGGCGGAGCTGGTGAGGACGGAGGTGGTAGCTCAGCTCTGCCTACTGGGCGCCCGGGCAGGCCCAGGCTGCTCTAAGCATcagcccagccgctctggggcTGAGGCCCTCTCAGCTGTCAGAGCCCAGGGATAGTGGAATCTGGCCATGTCCTTGTCCCATCACTGGGTGCAGGCGGACTGGTCCTCAGAGCTGGCACACTTGCTGCCAGTGTCATCTGGAACCTTCCCTGGTGCTCCCGGCAGACGCGGTGGGGGAGGTTGCAGAAGCACAAGGGCCTCCGTGTTGGTGGGCGATGCATTCCCGACAGGTCTGCGAGGAAATGTGCGAGGGTGGGGCAGGCCCCAAGTTCCCCACAggtgaaggggaggaggaggtgctGGGCGCGTGGTCCTGGGCGAGAGAGGGGGGATGGGGCCAGGCTCTGGGAGCAGCAGCACCTCCACCCCTGGCATGGCCACCAGAGATTGGGAGGAGGCCCAGGGACCTCCCCAGAGCCCACGTGTCACTGGTTACCCAAGGGGCGGACCCTGGACAGACCTGACAGAGGCTGAGGGGAGTCTGGGGAGAGGTGGATGGTACGGCACCGACAGGCTCCTTCTGGGCCCCAGCTGCAAGGGGACTGCGGACCAGGGAGGGCTGCAGCGGGGGCGGGGAGctgacctctggggaggaggAACCAGCAGGCAGGGTGTCAAGCAGCTCCAGCTGAGGCTGAATTCCCTGGGACAGACTCCCCAGGGGTCTCCAGGGGACAAAGCTGCCCAGGGCACAACTCACCCCTCATGCACCCTCCACAGAGGCCCTCCTGCCCAGCCTGCTGTTTCTCCTGCGCCACAGAGCTGGCTCCTGGCTGACCCCTCTCCTGCCCACATCCCCCTCCCAGAAGCTCCCCTGGCTCTGGCAGCCCCTCAGCCTTTAACCAGGGCGCCCATGCCAAGACAGGCACCTCCCACCAGGGCCCATCTCCCCGGCCTCGCACCCATACCCTTACCCCGCGCAGGCCCTGATAGGCAATGCATGCCTGTCCCAAAGGTAATGAATCGTGAGGGCGAGGGGAGAGGGGGCGGGACCGGGTGGCGAGGGGTGAGAACAGACACATACCTGTGTGCCAGGCCAGGGGCCACACAGCGGATGAGGGGACCTCATGTGCCGATGGGAGGGGGACGGTGACAGAGAGAGGGGCAGACCAGGCAGCGCTGAAGCGCTGAGCAGAAGCTCACAGGGCAGGCAGATGGACGGGTGCGGGcaggctggagggtgggggaCCCGGCTCCTGACTCCTCTCGGGACCCCTACAGGCAGCCCCTCactcagcagcagcagcctggCTCTGGGCGGACCCCCTCTGGGCGCCCTCCGGAGGCCAACGCAGCTCCCCGGCTCGCCACGGCACCCCCCTCGCCGGGCTCCACCACGATTGAGGGCAGCCGCTGGCCCACCGAGGGCCCTTCTCCCGGGCACCCACCATGGCCtgcagggagggtgggtgggggtcAAGGCAACGCCAGGCCTGGGCTCCCCACTCCCTGCCACGCCTGTCCTGCACTGTCCACTGGGAgagtcgggggggggggggggcccaTCCCTCCCAGTCTTCAGGGCCAGGAGAGCACATGCGCATACATGCACATCCCCCAGAGGGTCccggcccctcccccatcccgcCGCGGGAGCTGGGGCACTCAGCACCTGGGATTGGGGGCTCTCCCTGGGGCAACACAGGACCCACCTGGGCTCAGCCCTTAGGCCCATTTCACAAACAGCAGCCTGAGACCAGAAGGCCAAGGTCACACGGTGAGCGAGCTCAAGGCTTTTGTGCACCCCCAGCAGTCTCCGGTATCCTGCACAGCCCCTTCCTGGGGTCGGCCTCCTCCCCAGCTTGGAGGAGCTGGGAAGCTGTTGCCATGGCAACCCGAGTGACTTGCTCCGGGCTCATTGTTCAGTGCCCACAGGAGCCGCCATGCGGGGGCTGCCTCCTCAAGCTCTCCTGGTGCCCTCAGCATCTCCGCCTCCCATTCAAGGACTTCCAAGGTGGAGGCCCCAGCCAACAGTGCCGGCGCACAGGCCTCCGGCCCGGCACCACAGCAGCCCTGACTTCCCTGCACCAACCCACCTGTGTCCGTGCCTTTGCCTGGGCTGGTCCCCTTCCTGGAGCTCCCCACGCCCCCCTTCTTTTACCCAGAAGGGGAGCTGCTTGGTGCGTGTCTGCCTTCCCCCAAAGGTGCATGGAGGACGGGCAGGCACACAGCTGACAGGACTTTGTTAAATGGCCCTGAGTCCCCCCAGCAGAACCATCTGAACAGTGTTTAAATGCACTCTCTgggtgggggcccaggaaacAGCAttttaacaaagtaccacaggtgACCCTTAAGTGTGAAAACAGGTGTGACTAGGCTGGGACATCTGCGGAATCAGAGCAGGGACCCCAGCATGGCCCGATGACTGGACCTCCTGCTGGCCTTGCCAGCCCAGGGGCTCCTTCCCCCTCTGGGAATCCCtcgccccccatcccaccccgccattctccttcctgccctcctccAGGAAACCCTGCTGGTCCCCGCTCAGGGTCGCTCCTCTGCCCAGACAGTGGGGGAAGGTGATCCGGGCCCGTGGAGTTAGGTGTCCACCCTCCCCATCTGCCCCGCCAGGAGGGCAAGCCCAGGCTCCAGACTGGCCCTCATGCAGCTCTGGGCTGGTCCCCCCACTCTGGTCCCACTGCCCCCAACAATGAGAAGAGCCCAACGCCAGCACTCAGGATTTCAGGACGGCACCCCTTAGGCAGGGACCTCACTTTTCAGCTCCATCAATACCTCCTGGAAAAGTAGCGCTAAGGGCAGGGGACCCTGGCATGGCCTCACCCAGCGGAGAGCAGACTGTCTTGGGCGCAAGGTCCGCTTTGAGGATCAGACCCCCGTAGAGGAGAACCGCTTCCTCCACccagatgggtaaactgaggcatgCGCTGAGTCGCAGGCCAGGGCTCCCGGGTGGCAGACCATAGGGTCCCCACTGCATACCTTTCCTGCCAGGCCTCCAGCCTCCTCAGCTGGGCTCAGCTCTGGCATGGCGGGCTGGGGGGCGCTCATGCTGCTGACACTGTTGGGCTGCTCGGAGACAAGGAGCAGAAACGGGGTGTCTGCTGTGGGCCAGATGCTCGATCCCACACTCCTCCCGGAAGCTTCAGACGACTCCAGCCCACAcccgccccaccccaggcccagcaCCCACAGCCCAGGCTGGACCTCTCTCACTGCTGCTCCCTGCCTGAGCCCACCCTCAGAGGGGGCGCTGAGGGACAGGTCCCACACGGTGTGCCCAGGCTGCGGTGGGGCGGTGGCAGGAGCGCTCAGTTCCTCCCTGAGAACAGACACCCTGAACACCCAAGGCGAAGGGAAACTGACCTCCTGCCTGCATGTGGCCATGCCCACTCAAGCCAGGCACAAGGGCAAGGGAGCCCCGCCAGAGACCACACAGCAGGGGCTCTGGGAAGAGAGGTCCTGCCAGGACTCGTGGGCACCAGCCTCAGACTCTCCACCTGCACTAGTCCAGAGGCAGAAATGGGGGCGGGCTCTGGCAGGCAGACACCTATTTGGGTGCTGGCTGGGGGGGACAGCAGGAGCCACGTGCAAGGGGCAGGAGTGCTGGGAGGGAGAGCACTGACCTGCAGGCTGGAATGCTGGTGATGCCctggggctgtggggaggggatCCTGTGACCACCCAGCAAAACAGGATGGCTGCCTTTCTGGGAAACGAGGTTTCTTTCACCCAGCACCCAGCTTAGGTCAGCTGAAGTCCCACTGGGACCCAGGGAAGGCTGCAAGGGGACCATGCACTGCAGTGGGCATCCCAGTGCATACCCACCTGAGCCTCCACCCAATCCCAGAGCTTGTGAAAGCCCCTTCCCCCAGGCTGATGCTCCCAGGTCAGTCCCTCCAGAGGAGCCCTTCATGGGGGATCCCATCCCAGGACCCCAgaacctcaactagagcccgggGAGCCAGGACAGAGACCAGGAAAGTGGACTCAGAGATTCAGACAGATGCGAGAAAGAGCCAGAGGGACAGGCAGGAAAAACCCACTGGCCACAGAGACAACGCAGAGCTGATAGAACTGGAGaaagagagatacagagagaagacagaaacagacccagagagaTTATGCagatggagaaggagagaggaggggtggtAGAGACGGTGATAGAGCCAAGGGGGCAAGCAGGCAGCCAGCAGATGCCTGAGGGCTGCCACCCCGCAGCCCGGCGCCAGGGGCCAGTGCCAGTGGGGCATCCGCACATCTAAGGCTCCACCATCCACACCTCCCTCAGCTGCCAGGTGTGTAGGGCCAGGTATGGCCGCGCACAGCCCCCAGAGATACTGTTCTTGCCCAAAGCGCAGCGTCCAGCAGCCAAGGGCTGACTGTGGTCCCCACACCCTCCCCTTCTCAAGGGAGCTCCGACTCAACCCCCCCACCCACTcgccccttcctcctctcccacccacGCCACGCCTGGCCGCCCGGGTTCCCCGCGGGGCACCGCCCGGGACAAGGGTGAGGAGGGGGGGCGCCCCTTGTGCCTCACTCACACTCACCTGGCCGCGCTGGATGCTGCGCCGGGGCTGCCACGCCAGGCTCGGAGCtgtccgccccgccccgccctccttggctcactccctcccttcctcccccgcGGTCTCCGCCCACAGGCTCTGCGTCGCCCGGCCCTTCATTCACACTCACATCCCTCGGCTACCGGCCACCGCCCTTCCCAGCTCCAGCTCCCAGGTAGCACCCCGGCCTCATCCTCCCTTTGACAAGACCGCATCCCCCAGAACCTGATCCTGGTCACCTGAGACACCCAGCCTCAAGTTTGAGGTGAGGAATTCAGGGGGCAGAATTCGGGGAGGCCAGATACATAGAGGACGCCCTCCAACTGGAAGGGGGAGTGAAGAGGACAAGGACTACACTCAAGTGTGAGGGCCaaggtgtgcgtgtgtgcgtgtgcgtgtgtgcatgtgtgtgtgtgcgggggtCACTGCACCAGGTCCCTCTTTACCCCTGATGCCATTCCCCCAAAGGAACAAAACAGCCTTGGGACAATCAGTC
This sequence is a window from Mesoplodon densirostris isolate mMesDen1 chromosome 4, mMesDen1 primary haplotype, whole genome shotgun sequence. Protein-coding genes within it:
- the LBHD2 gene encoding LOW QUALITY PROTEIN: LBH domain-containing protein 2 (The sequence of the model RefSeq protein was modified relative to this genomic sequence to represent the inferred CDS: inserted 1 base in 1 codon; deleted 1 base in 1 codon); translation: MSAPQPAMPELSPAEEAGGLAGKAMVGAREKGPRXGQRLPSIVVEPGEGGAVASGELRWPPEGAQRGSAQSQAAAAEPVGNASPTNTEALVLLQPPPPRLPGAPGKVPDDTGSKCASSEDQSACTQ